In one window of Primulina tabacum isolate GXHZ01 chromosome 8, ASM2559414v2, whole genome shotgun sequence DNA:
- the LOC142552959 gene encoding serine/threonine-protein kinase-like protein CCR4: MAILSLKILFHYSLFLFLLFGFFLPLIHSLSIVAISETGNQTLVCAIAHNVNHSQESPSFINCTSFPRRVQIVLGPALRSVSGIVGGNGFLCALSSFYSSSTSIMVCWRFSDIGSNMTRKRIYTGPVLTNLESGNSKICGLLNGSNALQCWQWRGFDHTNTALTSDLAVGDDFVCGLSSLGQVQCLGNDANVTGHVPTGNFRLLSAGFRHACAISLNGSLECWGNMAGEKPSGEFTALALGKNRGCALRFNRTVSCWGENEYNMPESLRNEFFISLEAKEAIFCGVKMSDYSLLCWGNEDFDLNPLVFNDIVPGPCRTRNQCSCGPLPNYGEYCDQGLMICQPCTPSVGLWPPLAETPPPPPPSLVMEKTRKWNAKMVALMVFGCVGSFSLLLSLCSFLFFRYRRDRGSSRIHDSGRLEEGSSVPPSGQTAQAQPAAPKLEKRLSQMISLGNGDQLEEFPLHLILRVTDNFSEDHKIGHGSFGSVYRATLEDGREVAFKRAETSASSSYANGATRRSVEDKDSAFLNELEFLSRLNHKNLVRLLGYCEDGDELVLVYEYMSNYSLYSHLHKLQSSPLTSWPKRIKVALDAARGLEYLHEFAVPRIIHRDIKSSNILIDARWTAKVSDFGLSLMGPPDDETHLLLRAAGTMGYMDPEYYRLEMLTSKSDVYSFGVVLLELLSGRKAIHKNENGVPRNVVDYVVPYIIHDEIHRILDPKMPAPTPFEIEAVAYVGYLAADCVMPEGRDRPTMTEVVNSLERALEACLAPPLLSRSTTGSSMATKSE; this comes from the coding sequence ATGGCAATTCTttcattaaaaattttgttccaTTATTCCCTCTTTCTGTTCCTTCTTTTTGGTTTTTTCCTGCCGTTAATTCACTCGCTTTCCATTGTTGCAATATCTGAAACCGGGAATCAAACATTAGTATGTGCGATAGCACATAATGTTAATCATAGCCAAGAATCACCTTCTTTCATTAACTGCACCAGTTTTCCTCGGAGAGTTCAAATTGTACTCGGTCCTGCCTTGAGATCAGTTTCTGGGATTGTTGGTGGAAATGGTTTTCTTTGTGCTTTAAGTTCATTCTACTCTTCATCCACCTCAATCATGGTCTGCTGGAGATTTTCGGATATAGGGAGCAACATGACGCGTAAAAGGATTTATACGGGTCCAGTTTTGACAAATTTGGAATCCGGGAACTCCAAAATTTGTGGTTTACTCAATGGTTCAAACGCTCTTCAATGTTGGCAATGGCGAGGTTTCGATCATACTAATACCGCTTTGACTTCAGATCTTGCTGTTGGGGATGATTTTGTATGTGGCTTGTCAAGCTTAGGACAAGTTCAATGTTTAGGAAATGATGCTAATGTCACTGGTCACGTTCCTACGGGAAATTTTAGGCTTCTTTCTGCTGGTTTTCGCCATGCGTGTGCCATTTCTCTGAATGGTAGCTTGGAATGCTGGGGCAATATGGCGGGGGAGAAGCCTAGTGGCGAGTTCACAGCACTGGCATTGGGGAAGAATCGAGGTTGTGCGCTAAGGTTCAACAGAACTGTGAGTTGTTGGGGAGAAAATGAATATAACATGCCTGAATCATTGAGGAATGAATTCTTTATTTCTCTAGAGGCAAAAGAGGCCATTTTTTGTGGTGTCAAGATGTCAGATTACTCGTTGCTTTGCTGGGGTAACGAAGATTTTGATTTGAATCCGTTGGTGTTCAATGATATTGTTCCAGGTCCTTGCAGAACTAGAAATCAGTGTTCTTGTGGCCCTTTACCTAATTATGGTGAATATTGTGACCAAGGACTAATGATCTGCCAACCTTGTACACCTTCAGTTGGGCTGTGGCCTCCGTTAGCAGagacaccaccaccaccaccaccgtcCTTGGTGATGGAAAAGACCAGAAAATGGAACGCTAAAATGGTGGCTCTGATGGTGTTTGGTTGCGTTGGATCCTTCTCACTGTTATTATCTCTGTGTTCCTTTCTGTTCTTTCGATACCGTAGAGACAGAGGAAGCAGTAGGATTCATGATTCAGGACGTTTAGAAGAGGGCAGCTCAGTTCCACCGAGTGGCCAAACTGCGCAGGCTCAGCCAGCTGCACCAAAATTAGAAAAGCGCCTCAGCCAGATGATCAGCTTGGGAAATGGGGATCAGTTGGAGGAGTTTCCCTTGCATTTGATCCTTAGAGTGACTGATAATTTCTCCGAGGATCACAAGATTGGCCATGGAAGCTTTGGATCAGTCTATCGTGCGACATTGGAAGACGGGCGGGAAGTGGCCTTCAAGAGAGCCGAAACGTCCGCCTCTTCATCATATGCCAATGGTGCAACCAGACGAAGCGTAGAGGACAAGGACAGCGCATTCTTGAATGAGCTCGAGTTTTTGTCACGCTTAAATCACAAAAATCTTGTTCGGTTGTTGGGATACTGCGAAGACGGTGACGAGCTTGTCTTAGTGTACGAGTACATGAGCAACTATAGCCTTTATAGCCATCTCCACAAGCTCCAATCTTCTCCTCTAACATCATGGCCGAAACGAATCAAGGTAGCCCTTGATGCTGCTAGAGGACTCGAGTACCTACATGAGTTCGCTGTGCCACGTATCATACACCGCGACATCAAGTCCTCAAACATACTAATAGATGCCAGATGGACCGCCAAGGTTTCGGATTTCGGACTTTCACTGATGGGACCACCAGATGATGAGACGCACCTCTTATTACGTGCCGCCGGAACAATGGGGTACATGGACCCCGAGTACTACAGATTGGAAATGCTGACTAGTAAGAGCGACGTTTACAGTTTTGGTGTCGTGCTGCTAGAACTTTTATCCGGGCGCAAGGCGATTCACAAGAATGAAAATGGGGTGCCTAGAAATGTGGTGGATTATGTCGTTCCATACATAATACATGATGAAATTCACAGGATTTTGGACCCGAAGATGCCGGCACCAACCCCATTCGAGATAGAGGCGGTGGCCTATGTTGGATACTTAGCAGCGGATTGCGTGATGCCAGAGGGTCGTGACAGGCCAACGATGACTGAAGTTGTAAATAGCTTGGAGAGAGCCTTGGAAGCCTGTTTGGCTCCACCGTTATTGTCTCGATCCACCACGGGATCATCGATGGCAACTAAGTCGGAGTAG